In a single window of the Bacillota bacterium genome:
- a CDS encoding V-type ATPase subunit codes for MPFSVLSYTAANTKARALFGKLLTSDDYKKLLDKKNVPDIASYLKKYTSYSSILSEINENDVHRGELEALFKASLYNDFIKILHFLGGNAAKFIEAAFLRHEIEDLKMLISIIYTRRESELMKDSLVFLKKYSTLDYNKLIRSRSVEELISNLKGTEYYKVLAYFTGNLKQNSLFDIEMALDNHFFLSVIKLKDKLLSGSDRKIVTRSFGLEIDILNIMLIYRCKKLFYLPKEITLNYVIPYWYRLKKSQLVRLAESHDISEFKDLVSQTPYAKIFKANEEHMWETNSMTFMYRFYKSILREKQPSLGVAIAYLHLKDIDIRNIITVIEGVRYSLPTEEIEKYLIGVDR; via the coding sequence ATGCCTTTTTCTGTTTTAAGTTATACTGCGGCTAATACAAAAGCAAGGGCTTTGTTCGGCAAGCTTCTTACCAGTGATGACTACAAAAAGCTCCTGGATAAAAAAAACGTGCCGGATATAGCTTCATACCTGAAAAAGTATACTTCCTACAGTAGTATACTTTCGGAGATAAATGAAAATGATGTTCATAGGGGTGAACTTGAAGCACTTTTTAAAGCATCATTATACAATGATTTTATAAAAATACTGCATTTTTTGGGAGGAAATGCAGCAAAATTCATAGAAGCTGCATTCTTAAGGCATGAAATTGAAGATTTGAAAATGCTTATAAGCATAATATACACGAGGCGCGAAAGTGAATTAATGAAGGACTCCCTGGTTTTTTTGAAGAAATACAGCACGTTGGATTATAATAAGCTTATACGCTCCAGAAGCGTTGAAGAATTAATCAGCAATTTGAAAGGCACGGAGTACTATAAGGTATTGGCTTATTTTACCGGTAATTTGAAGCAAAACAGCCTTTTTGATATTGAAATGGCGTTGGATAACCATTTTTTTCTCTCGGTAATTAAGTTGAAGGATAAGCTTCTGTCAGGCAGCGACAGGAAAATAGTCACCCGGAGTTTTGGGCTGGAAATAGACATACTAAATATAATGTTGATATACAGGTGCAAAAAGCTGTTTTATCTTCCCAAGGAAATAACATTGAATTATGTAATTCCTTATTGGTACCGACTTAAGAAGAGCCAACTGGTGCGTTTGGCCGAGAGCCATGATATTTCGGAATTTAAAGATTTAGTATCGCAAACACCTTATGCAAAAATATTTAAGGCAAATGAGGAGCATATGTGGGAGACTAATTCAATGACCTTTATGTACAGGTTTTATAAAAGCATATTAAGGGAAAAACAACCAAGCCTTGGTGTTGCTATAGCTTACCTGCACTTGAAAGATATCGACATAAGGAATATTATTACAGTTATTGAAGGAGTACGATACAGTTTACCAACAGAAGAGATTGAGAAATACCTTATTGGTGTAGACAGGTGA